The following proteins are encoded in a genomic region of Vogesella indigofera:
- a CDS encoding VanZ family protein, translating into MSSASVSPASDRSHVALHAALINAALIVFLSAYPFTGWQDTGLPLFDFLFYPLPYYTRFFDNAVNLLIYIPYGFSLALVPHRKWQGWGLAMLVASLSSVLVETLQQFLPLRVASNLDVLYNVGGAACGATLATFPLFSRFWAQCKALRRHWFVSDSSADYALLLIGLWFLTQLNPAIPLFGMVVLPEGLPQPYISPLQDPQLFLILIEGGSAMLNLAGSLLFLTCFLSRRQYQLRAIVYFLLTVIVLKLVTAGALLKPALFFQWVNLNVALGLLGGLLLVWVVTRGQRWPQTLAAMLCLLLSQLVVSFWPLSGLQSDVLSLFRWSYGHLLNMSALVDLVADLWPLAAFACLLLSLKQQGRR; encoded by the coding sequence ATGAGCTCCGCTTCCGTTTCTCCTGCTTCCGATCGCAGCCATGTCGCACTGCATGCGGCATTGATCAATGCCGCGCTGATCGTGTTCCTCAGTGCCTATCCGTTTACCGGCTGGCAGGATACCGGCTTGCCGCTGTTCGACTTCCTGTTTTACCCGCTGCCGTACTACACCCGCTTTTTCGACAATGCCGTCAACCTGCTGATCTACATTCCCTACGGTTTCAGCCTGGCGCTGGTGCCGCATCGCAAATGGCAGGGCTGGGGCTTGGCGATGCTGGTGGCCAGTCTCAGCAGTGTGCTGGTGGAGACGCTGCAGCAGTTCCTGCCATTGCGCGTCGCCTCCAATCTTGACGTGCTGTACAACGTCGGCGGCGCCGCTTGCGGCGCGACGCTGGCGACGTTCCCGCTGTTTTCCCGCTTCTGGGCGCAGTGCAAGGCGTTGCGCCGGCACTGGTTTGTCAGCGATAGCAGTGCCGACTACGCGTTGCTGCTGATCGGGCTATGGTTCCTGACGCAGCTGAATCCGGCGATTCCTCTGTTCGGCATGGTGGTGTTGCCGGAGGGGCTGCCGCAGCCGTATATCTCGCCGCTGCAAGATCCGCAGCTATTCCTGATTCTGATCGAAGGCGGCAGTGCGATGCTGAATCTCGCCGGCAGTCTGCTGTTCCTGACCTGCTTCCTGAGCCGGCGCCAGTACCAGTTGCGCGCCATCGTCTACTTCCTGCTGACGGTGATCGTGCTGAAACTGGTTACCGCCGGTGCGCTGCTGAAGCCAGCATTGTTCTTCCAGTGGGTCAACCTCAACGTCGCGCTGGGCCTGCTCGGTGGCCTGTTGCTGGTGTGGGTGGTGACGCGTGGCCAACGTTGGCCGCAAACCCTGGCTGCCATGCTGTGCCTGCTATTGTCGCAGCTGGTGGTGTCGTTCTGGCCGCTGTCCGGTCTGCAGTCCGACGTGCTGTCGCTGTTCCGCTGGAGCTACGGCCATCTGTTGAACATGAGCGCACTGGTCGATCTGGTGGCCGACTTGTGGCCGCTGGCGGCTTTTGCCTGTCTGTTGCTGTCGCTCAAGCAGCAGGGTCGGCGCTAA